Proteins encoded within one genomic window of Balneolaceae bacterium:
- the purU gene encoding formyltetrahydrofolate deformylase, which yields MPNQIVLIDCPDAKGLVYNITKVIYDLGLNIISNHEYVDSKSGYFFMRTVLEGSYPEEPFSKKLNEVLPDDANIRLSAIRKKSVVILATKETHCLGDLLLRNADNELPCDVKAVISNHNHLRGLTESFNIPYHHISAEDCSREEHEQKILASLDDYKPEYLVLAKYMRIFTPEFIKHYPYRIINIHHSFLPAFIGASPYQQAFERGVKIIGSTSHFVTENLDEGPIIVQDVIPVNHTFTAEGMAQAGRDIEKNVLAKSLKLVLENRVFIFKDKTIVFE from the coding sequence ATGCCAAATCAAATTGTTCTTATCGATTGTCCGGATGCAAAAGGACTGGTGTATAACATCACAAAGGTGATTTATGATCTGGGTTTAAACATCATTAGTAACCACGAGTATGTAGATTCTAAATCCGGGTATTTTTTTATGAGAACTGTTCTGGAGGGAAGTTATCCTGAGGAACCGTTTAGTAAGAAATTAAACGAGGTTTTACCTGATGATGCGAATATTCGTCTCTCAGCCATTCGAAAAAAATCGGTCGTAATTCTGGCAACGAAAGAAACCCACTGTCTGGGGGATCTGCTCCTTAGAAATGCTGATAATGAACTTCCCTGCGATGTGAAAGCGGTTATCAGTAACCACAATCATTTAAGGGGTCTGACTGAATCCTTCAATATTCCTTACCACCATATCTCAGCCGAGGATTGTTCGCGGGAAGAACATGAACAAAAAATCTTAGCATCTCTTGATGATTATAAGCCCGAATATCTTGTGCTCGCTAAATATATGAGGATTTTTACGCCGGAGTTTATCAAACATTATCCCTATCGAATTATCAATATTCATCACTCATTTTTACCGGCCTTTATTGGGGCCTCTCCCTATCAGCAGGCGTTTGAAAGAGGAGTAAAAATCATTGGAAGCACGTCTCATTTTGTTACTGAAAATTTGGACGAAGGGCCGATTATTGTCCAGGATGTCATTCCCGTCAATCACACTTTTACAGCTGAAGGAATGGCCCAGGCCGGACGCGATATCGAAAAAAATGTATTGGCGAAATCGCTCAAATTAGTTCTCGAAAACCGAGTGTTTATCTTCAAGGATAAGACGATTGTTTTTGAATGA